DNA sequence from the Molothrus aeneus isolate 106 chromosome 24, BPBGC_Maene_1.0, whole genome shotgun sequence genome:
gctgggtttgttttattGTCACAGCTAATGACAGGTTCAGAGAGGGCCGTGCCATGGCAGGCTGAGGTGCAGCCCCcaaagcactgccagggaggggcagtgcagcaggcagcagagaccaTGGCCAGGGGCACAGCACCGGCCCCACCATGCCTGGCACCTGCAGGATCCACCTGGGAAAAGGAACGAGATCCGAGTCCTGCAAGGGCACCAAGAGAGCCCTGGTCAGGGATGGGTGGGAAACACGTCCCTGCCACAGCTCTAATGCAAGACAAACCCAGCCACATTTACAGCCCTCCCTCCACCTCACTAAGGGACAGGTTTCCCTCAGGTTCATCACCCCACCCATGCATCTCCATCTATGAGACAAGGAAGACCTGAGCTGGGACTCCATCATCAGGGCTAATCCAGGACACTCAGCCCACTCCAGCCCCCTGAAGGGATCCACCTTCCCTCCATCTTGGTGCCCCAACCCAGACCTACCTTGCTCTTTGTCTTGTCCTCCAATCCGTCCTCACTTTGGCACTGTAGGAGAGCACAGGAGACAAAAACCCCTTGAACTCCCCTGGTCTTACTCTTCTTTTGACTCCCAGAAGTGCTGTGTGCTCACCCCAATGTGCACCAGCACATCTCAACCCTGcacaccccatccctgcacacaCCTACTACAAGCAATCCCACACTccaccatccctgcctgctcctggccagTGTTCCCGAGGTCCCAGCCTGGGTGACTCCCAGGTGtttgtgtccccagcacagtgCCCAGCTCATCCTCCTTGGCCAGATGGGCTGATCCCCcaggggggcagcagggcaggaggggattctgcccctgtgccccactCAGATGAagccccacctgcagagctgccccaacCCTGGGcttccagcacaggaaggagctggagctgctggagccagcccagaggagaccacagagctgctctgaggccCTGGAGCCCCTCtactctggagccaggctgggaagctgggggtgttcacctggagaagggaaggctctggggagacctcagagccccttccagtgcctaaaggggctccaggagcactggagagggacttgggacaaaagcctggagggacaggacaagggggaatggcttcccactgccagagggcagggatggatgggagagtGGGGAAGGAACTGCTCCCTgtcagggtggtgaggcccttgCCCAagttacccagagaagctgtggctgcccctggatccctggaaatgttcaggccaggttggacagggcttggagcaatctgggctagtggaaggtcccctgcccatggcagggagtgggacTGGGTGAGCtttaggtcccttcccacccagatcattgctctggtgagagcccctgctcagctgcaCTGAGGATGTGCCTGTGGGGCCACAGGACCGGGGCCAGCTGGGTCAGTGCTCCCGGAGggtccagagcagctcccacagagctgagcactgaCCCTGTGCCACACCAACAGCTCTGGAGCTTCCACAGGGACTGGGGTGCTGGGGTTGCCAGATTGGAGCTCTGCCTGTGTGGGAAGTGGGGCAGAGTGTGTCTGGGGGCAAGAGTGTGCTTGGAAGCCACAGGAGAGGAAATATAAGTGTTCAAGGAcacccagccagcacaggaacACACAGAGGGTGTGTGGGCAGTGATCCTCCTGTGGGccaagcaggagctgtggggagcaaCACGGGGCAGGTCTGCTCTGGATGCTCTGCTGAGGCAAGGAAATGTGAGTGGGAAATGTGGGCAGGATGCCAAGACATAAATCAGAGCAGCCCAGATGCAGGGGAGGAGGTTCACagacacccccccccccccccccccccgccactCCTGGGACAAGAGCAGGGGCAGCCAGTGCTGGGCTtggcctccagcagctcttctgGCTCTGCCATTTCTGATTTCCtccccatattttccccatgAATAAGGAAAGGTGATTTCAAGATGCTTCAAGACCATAAACCCAAGCAGCCCAAAGGTGTAGCTCCACAGGGCTGCCCAGTGTCCTTAGACTCCCTCACAACCAGGATCAACCCAAAACAGGGACAAACCGCAGCACTGGGAAAGTGAGACCTGGAAAAGGCAGGCAAgggttcctgctcctccttctccaACCCACTCTCACCTTTCACATCCAGTTTGCAGTCTACTGAGGCTTCCCCCAGGGGGTTCACAGCCTTGCAGGTGTAGACGCCCCCATCAAAAGGGCCAGGCTTGCGGATTTCCAGGGAGCACACACCCTGATCAATCAGTGCTATGTATTTGGGATCTTCCCGGATCTCCATCTGATTTTTCAACCAGATGATTTTGGGCTGAAAGTTTAAAGCagggagagaaatgagaaatcTAATTGTCCCCAAAATACAGCCACCTGTCTCTGCTTTTGCCTTGGCCCTGCCTGAAGCTTGTGGCCATGGTGGGATTCACAGTCAGAAGTATTTTGAAGATCCAAATCTCCCACTTGTGAGCCCTAACCACTGCTCCAcccttcctcccccagcacagaggAAACAGGACATGGCTTGATTTAAGACCAGTCTCCCATCTCCATGCAGAAACACCCCAAACGTGCCCCAGTTTGACTCAGAGGGCAGTTTCAGCTCCTTAACCTCACCCAACCCTAATCCAACAGCACCAACCATATCCCAGATGGTCTCCCACCTCCAGCCACCTTGCCaacccccccaggtgtccccaggaaAGGTTATGGTGTCCCTGGAGGAGGCACTGACCTGGGGGAAGCCCCGCACGGAGCAGAAGAGGTGGGTGCTGTAGCCCCGTGTGGTCGTTCGGTCTGTCAGGGGCTGCGTGAACTTTGGAGGCTCCATCATGTCCCGCTGGGGGATCTTCTCTGGCTGGTAAGTGGTTTCTAAGGAAATAATTAATTCTAGCTAAGACCTCAGGCTCCCAGGCTGACCAACACAGGAATTCAGCACAAGGTACCCAAACCCACTTCTGTTCCCTCTTGTAGAAAGCAAGATGTCACCTGGCCTGACCCAAGGACCTGGCcctcagctcagagcagccctgtttCCTCATCCAATCATGACATAGAAGTGCCCAGGCCCTGCAAGGAACAGGGGGGATGCCAACCCCACTGTGACACATCCTGTGTGCAGCAGGTGAGACCCAGGCCGGGCACACTCTGAATCTCCCACTCTATCCCCAAATCTCATCCACAGAAATAAGAGTTGGAGGGAAGCTCTGCAGATGGCAGAGACCCTAGGTCACTGTGTGCTACCAGGGAGCAGGATAGAAATAGATggaaggagagcagggctggttGGAAATTTGACCCTGAGCTGTGGACAAAAGGCCAGGGCTGGTCTGactcttcccagctcctgcttccaTCTCATCCCAGGGATGTCCATGTCTTGGTTCTTCCAGGGGGCTGAGCATGGCACAAGCTTTCCCCAGAGGAGAAATGAGGTGCAGAGAGGGGGCTGGGGATCTCTGGACcttgggggtgctcagcctcaCCCCTGCTGGTCTTGTCCTGGGGACCAGCCCAGCAGCATCAACACAACTCCAAGGAAACCCCAGTGGCCCATTGGTCAGGACCACTCTTGGACAgcaccctccccagcccctcagccagGGACATGTCCTCACTTGTCTTCTCAATGTGGGCCACTCCAGAGGCCACAGCAGCGCTGTCGCTGAGCCCACAGATGTTCTCGGAGAACACTCGGAAGGAGTAGGTGTTGCCAATGATGAGGTCGGAGATGGTGCAGCTGGTGCGGGTGCAGCGCTCCAGCACCGTGAACCatttctggaaggaaaaaaaggaggaaaaaagagagcagACAGGCTGTGATAAGGATGGAGAAGGTGTGGGGTGGGGCAGGGAGTGCAGCGGTCCCTCTCCCATCAGGGcatcaccagcagcaggagtgcCCAGTCTCACCCCACTCTTCTTGTCTGACTTCTGCACCCTGTAGCCCTTGATCTCAGCATTCCCATTGTCCGCAGGGGGGGTCCACTCCAGGGCCACATTAAAGCCCCACACATCCACCAGCTTCAGGTTCTGGGGAGGGCCGGGTGGCTCTGCAAACACAAACACCCTCAGGGTGACATCCCAGTTTGCTCCGCCCACATTTCTGTACCTTGGCCATCCCTTGACCCTGCTTTTAATCTCTTCTCACCCTGGTGCAGCACACAAGGGATGAGAAGCTGAGGGGCAAGGCTGGCAGAAACTCTGCATTCCCACCCAGAGAAGTTCACATGCATGATCCTGTTGAGGATCCCACTGGAACAGGGACTCCGGAGTCCTTTGCCTTGTTGCTTGCCTTGTCACATCACATCCCAGCCAGAACAAGACCTACCCAACtaaggaggagaaaagagctCCAGAGTGATCCTGCAGGGTGCCATCCTCAGCTTACCAACCACCTGGATGTCCAGGGTAGCCTTGTCCTCGGCGCCGTTGATGTGCACGGTGAGCTCGTACTTGCCCGAGTCGGCGCGCTGGGCCTGGCGGATGTAGAAGATGGTGTCCCGGGCCGTGGTGCGGATGTTGATGTGGCTGCTGTCCAGGGGCTGCCCTCCCTTGCTCCAGCTCACCTCAGGCTGTGGCTTTCCCTGCAGACACAGGCAGGTCAGCAGCCACTTGGGCATGGGTCCTGCTGGGAAGTATAGGTGGCAGAGCCACTCCCCCTGtccagacagcagcagcccaaggGCCACCTCTCCCATCCAGCAGGAAAGAAGCTGATTCCTGCCAGACTCACTAATGGGAAGCCATCAGGCTCCAGGGATGAGGTGGGAACATGCTGGCTCCCCAAGGTCCTCATGGGGCAAGCCCAGCTGTACttgccagggcacagctgtgctgagcccaggctCCAGCTTAGCACCAGGGCTTGAACTCAGCATGCAGGGAAAATTCATATCTGAAGCATGGCCAGCACAGAGTCTGTGAGGCATGGCATGGACAAGCCCCTCAGTTCAGGGGCCTCTCACTCCCTCTGCTTGCCCAACATGTTTCAGAGCCAGCTGCCACTACATCTGGTGATGTCCCAGACATGATGAGAGAGATAGCTGAGGAGACGACCTCCAGCCTAGCCCACCACTGTCAGCATTGCTCCACcatcacacagccctgggcctgCCCTCCTCCAAAGGCAGCTGGTCCCCTCCAGGGACCTCAGTGCTGTGCTATGGGGTCCCAAGGCATGTGGCCATATCCTGGCCAGGAGCACGAGCTGAACTGGACTTATTGGCTGAGACAGCAGCAACAGCCAGTCCATGTCCAAATGTGTTTGGGGCTGTCCCACTGTAGCATCATCAACAAAGATGTAGCAGGGGGAAAATGGAATCTGGgcaggaagaggagagagaTTCCCAGCCCATCACTCACCCTTGGCCCCTAAGAGACAATGACCACGCCAAGCCAGAGCACAGTTGGACCCATAAGATAACCTGCAGGAGCTAATCTGGAGTGAAATGCCCAATAGATTAAAGCCCAAATTGCCCAGGTACCTGAAAGGGGATCATGATGTTCACAGCATCCCCCACACGCCTGATGTAAGTCTCTCGCAGGTGCCGAGGCATGCGGATCTTcgggagctctggggacagagtTCACATTGTGAGACCAGGAACTCCCATTCCTCAGCTGGCTGGCCCTCTCCACACATACCCCTGCTTGGTCACCAAGAAAATCCACCCCAACATGGccaccttctccctctcctctcctggacagctctgctcccctgcagggctgtgctcgcCTGTCCCACTGCCCGTACCCCAGAGTGACAGCTGTCCCTGAGATCCCGGTCACTAACCCAAGGGCAGCATTCTGATGGACCATTCACCCCTCTTCATTACTTCCTGGCCATGACACAGCCTGGCCTCAACCAGAAGAGCCACAACACAACTTATATTGTAACAAGGCAGGGAACAGCATCTCCCAGTTGGGAAATATTTCTCCCCCTGACTTTCCAGAGGCATACAGCCCAACTTTCAGCAAGGACAAGGCTCAACCTCCACCTTCCCTGTGCAGTCCAGGCCTCTGAAACACCAAGGAGGTGCCTGGTCATACCAGAGTTGTGAAAGGCAAACATCTCCAAGGAAACACAACAAAGACAAGCAAAATGCCCACTGGAGAATGCTCATGGAGCGTGTCCCCTTCCCAGGGCAGAACAGGAGCCTAACAACTCTGCTGGCTCAGTGATAGCCAGGGATCCCTCTGGAGCCCCTCAGAAGGAGCTGGGAGTCTCTGCCCGGGTTAAATGTGCACGAGCTGCACCCTGGGGAGGGGGCCCAGGCAGAATAAACCAGGCCTGAGCCAAACAGCTGtgagggctggggagcagggacaggccctCCCTGACAGCTGAGACCGTCCCTGCTCTGCTCGTGCTGCCATTTCTGCAGGGATCCATCCCCCTGCTGCCACTTGGGCTCATCAGTCTCAGCAGGGGAGGGAAACCTGACCTCGGGCAGGAATGTTAATTCATGGATGTTTTCCCCAGATCCCCAGTGCTTCTCTCAGAGGGACTGGGCTGGCCAAGGTCAGTGGCCACAGTGACAAAGTGCCATGGTGGGAAGGCCTTTTTTCCTGCCCTTGTTCCCAGGAAAATGTGACTCCCATACTGATCCTTCATCTGGTTTCTCCTTGTCTCTCTCCACCTCCCAAGCCCACTCATCCCACCTGTTGTTAAGCTCCGTGCTGTCCCATTGCTGCTATTTAAAATCCCCTGGGGTGCTATAAATGAACTGGTGAAATGCACAAAATGCAGGCTGAGAGAAAATGTGAGGGCCAGGAGGCAACAgatggaagggaagggaagggaagggaagggaagggaagggaagggaagggaagggaagggaagggaagggaagggaagggaagggaagggaagggaagggaagggaagggaagggaagggaagggaagggaagggaagggaagggaagggaagggaagggaagggaagggaagggaagggaagggaagggaagggaagggaagggaagggaagggaagggaagggaagggaagggaagggaagggaagggaagggaagggaagggaagggcccAGTAGATCAGGTTGTGTGGGGGTCTCTCAGCTTTTTGGGTTTTACACCTGTACATGTGCCTGGAACAAAGCTCAGGCAGCAGGTACAGGGTGTGGAAAGCATGAGCTGTACATTGACCATCTCATACCAGTCTCTCACACCCCAGTTTTCCCAGTCCTATGAGGTCTGGTGGGATGGTTTTGAGATCAGAGGTGAGCAGGTGCAGCCACCACCCCAAAGCCAAATTCACCTCCTCCAAGCACACTGAGAAGATGGACCCTGCAGGACCCTTTCCATGGGCTGATAGTCTTCTCCAAGCCTTTTCTTATGAAAAGCTGGTGGTTCcaggaataatttttcttagtatttctatttttaagcagCTGAAAAATCTGATGTGCTAAATAACAGGAAACCTTGAGCATTAATAATTCCTCCTAGAGGGAAAATGATTCTGTATTTGCTGTTTGCTGGGTGCAAACAGGCCCTGCCCTCCCGCATCAGCCTCTGCACATTGGCAGCACCCCGAGAGGAATGTGAGTCTTGCTAAGCATGGGAACAACTCATTCATTAGCGAGTTCAGCATGATTAAAGTTCCCATGCTCCAGACAACCAGCTCTTGACTTCCCTGAGCTAAATAAACAAAGCTGTCCAATGTGTGCCGTGGCATATTTGGGATGTGACACTGCCAAGGGGAGGAGACATGCTCAGGGGAGGTGGATTCTGAGCTCTTGCCATTAAATGGGAAAATGTGGCTCTGCCTTTTGAGTCCTTCACCCCAAAATTTCTACATCAGCAAGATTGGAGAGGTCAGCAAACAGTCACTGAGAATAACATCTGTCAAAGACTGGATGGGGACCCATGAGAGGCTGCTCATGCTgcctccagggatggacagagcttTGGCACAGAAATTGTGCCCTCAGGAGCAGTACTCACGGAGGATCTCCCTGATGAGCACGGGCTGCTCCAGCGTGGCCGGGGCGCTGGTCCCGCTGGCACTGACGGCCACCACCCGCACATGGATCTTGTCCCCAGAGCTGAGGTCTGGGACTGTGCAGCGGGTGGAAAGAAAAGGCTCCTGGTTCACAGCTTTCCAGTCCGAACCTGCAACAGACCCAGCACAGCACTTTGGATGTGCCATGGATAGACAGACacaccctgagcagcaggatCAAGGCCCAGAAGGTGAGACCCAGAGGCAAAGAATCCTTTCCTTGGAAATGGGGAAGGATTTGGGGCACCAGCAGAAAAAGGAGCTTTGGCAAGGAGGTTGGCCACCCCTGCCAAGGAGTGTGGGGTATGaagtgctggcaggagctcagcactggAGCACGAGGACATTTGCAAGCAAGAAAAGGCATCGGGCCAGCAAACACGTCCCTGCTGACCAGGTGCATTTCTGAAACGAAAGATCCttggagctccctgccagccactCTGCTCCTCTCACTGCCCCAGGACAACACTGGGACTCACCATGACCTCCACAAACCCCTCCACACCGATCAAGGTCTGCTCAGGACCTGCCCCTGGCCAGATGGACCTCTCCAAGTGTTCTTCCCACTTGTAAGGGACGTCTCAAACTCAACCCAGAGTCCAGCCCCAGCTAACCTGGCTTTGCCATGTGCCAAACCTCTCAAGATGTTTCTCACTTAGAAAATAAACTGCCCCAGTATCCCAGGGAGTGAGTGTCCCAAGTGGGCAATGAGAGTGACCCACAAATGCCAGGGTCCCCCATGTGCACCTTCAGAACAGGAAAGTTTTCTTGTCAATGCCACTGGAGCAGCCAAATCCCATCAGATATTCTTTCCCTTCACCACTGGCATTGCCCAAATCAGCCCTCACTCAAATCTCACCATATTTTAGCCAATCAGAGTCTTGTACCCACCCAAATACAGCAGGCTCGTGGCTCCTGGGTGATGACAGAGGGACTGGAGTTCTCCTGTCCTGAAGCAGACCCAAAGCAAGCCAGGAGAGCACCCAGATTGGGCCCTTTGTGTGGCTATCAGACAGATCCCTCCAGGAATGGCTGCATCTTTCCTTGTCCCATGCAAAGACCTCCTCACGCATCCCACCCAGTTGTGGCAACctctccacctgcagcccaaCAGTGGGAGCCTCCCACAGCCAAGAATGTGTCCATCATGTGTGCCACAAGCTAAACAGCTGAGGATCAAGTTCCCTGAGGTGCATGGGCCACCTGGGTCTCCCAAAccactccagcccagcctccccttGCAGATCCCCCCATCCACACAGACCCTTCAATCTTAGCTGAAAGCCCAGCAGGGCTTCAAGAGAGTGCCCAAAACACAAATCTTATCCACTCACCTTGTTCCACCTCCCAGCAGTACAACTGGAGAACCATGGACAATTGCTGGACAActgctgccacctcccagcccacCTCCATCCACCACAGCCACCCTCCTTCCAGACATTATCAAGTCTGCTGATACATGCCCAGGACCCttcccttcctcatcctcccatTTTATCCCCATTCCTTCCATGCTTCATTTTGGGCAAACATGGGAGGGTTGaactttttcctcctgttttcttGAAATGCCATCCCAGCCCCGGGTCTCTGCGGCTCTGGAGTTCATCAGAGACCATCCCCAGAGGGTGTGCtggtctcttctccctcctagagctggacacagcagtaACTCTAAACCTGCTCCAAACCCCTGCTAAAGTCACTGCTACTGTCTGAAGGCAATGGGATTCCCTGTTCCTTCATGGAAAAACAATAACCATTCAAAATGGATCCATTTGGGCAAAGAAAGGGAATTGTTGCTGGGGGAAATACTCTGCTGGGATCTACCCAacttcatcccatcccacaaCCATGCACCACCTCTCCATGCTCATGAGGCAGGAAAGACCAAACCTACTTCCATCTTTGCAGATCTCCACCACATATCCATCCAGGCCTGCCCGGCCCATCTGCTCCGGGGCTTTCCAGGTCAGCGTGAATGAGTTTTCACTCACTTCTTCCACAGCCAAGGACAAGGGGCAGCTGGGTGGCTCTGTAACAAACCCACAGTGGTGATGGCAGGGCTCGACTACCGGGGCTCTTGGAGGGCAATCACTCAACCTCCAGGTCTGTCTTCAGTCCACCTAATCCCCAGCCCTCTCCCACTGCAAAAATATCCTTGATGACTTcatccccccctccccctggCACATGCCCCCTCCCAGCCTTGCTTATGTCCCCTCCCCATTCCAGTGTTCCCCACTCACCTTCCTTTGGTTTCTCCACTTCAGGTTCAGGGGCTGGGGGttcagctggggcagctgtggaACCTTCTGCAGGCGCTGGAGTTGCTTCTGCTCCAGCTTCCGTGGGGATGGGAGCAGATTCatctgtgggagctgggggctgctccGGGGGATGCtcgggggctgggggctcttcagtagctgctgctggggctggggctgcttctTCCTTTGGGGCCGCTTCTTCCTTCAGGGCTGCTTCTTCCTTTGGGGCCGCTTCTTCCTTCGGGGCTGCTCCTTCCTTGGGGGCTGGCGTTGCCTTTTTCTTGGCCGCGGCCGGTGCCGGTTTTTTGGCTGCCGGTGCAGTTTTGCCGGTCATGGCTGCAGAGCGTAGGGGCTGGGCGAAGGGATGTTCTGGGGTCTCTGCTCCGGGATGTCTGCTCTGTTTTGGGGTTCCTGCTCCAGATAAATGTTCTCTCCTCCGGATCTGGGGTCTGGACTCTGAGGTTGGGGTCCCGGCTCAGGACCAGCTGTCTCCACTCTGGGCCAATGGTCTCTGCTCCGGCTGTGCTTGGAGGGGGGAACCAGGTCACTGAGCCAGAACAGGGGCTGGGTGACTTTTATAGGCTTTGGCTGGCACTTGTCACCTCCCTGCAAACCAATCTGCCTGTGCAGGCGGGGCAGCCAGGAATAGCCACCCGGGACCTGCACattcagcagccccagctgccccctcctATGGGATAGCAGCACATGGGCCCGGCCCCCCCAGCGGCCCCCTTGGGCTCACTCAGACTGGGTAGGCCAGGGCCAGGTCACCTTTCTTTAGGGACatggctcctgtccccagcatcaGCACCCCTCTGGCTAAGGGCTTTCCCACCCCCCACCACCTCCTCAGTCACCTACTGCCTCCCAGTCCCCACAGAGTCTCCCTGGACCCCCTCATCCCCCTTGCCTTCCTTAGCCCCTGGATTAACATCAGAACCACCTCAAGCCCTCCCTGTTAATCCTGCATTGACCCCCCTACCCACCTGCTCCCCCTCAGATCCTCCCACAGTCCCTGTAGCCCCAGACCCCTCTGGTTCCTCTGCCCTTCTTCAGCCTCATCCCCAAACCCACTGGGGTGAAAGAGGTTGGAAGACAACCTTTGAGTCACCTGGACCAACTCAGCTGCCCACACCCCTAATCCACATTTCTGGGGAAGATAAATCACTCACCAGCCCCATGCCATGTTCTCCAGCCTTTGTTCTGCTCAATCAGCCATTCTTGTCCATGGAGCATGGAGACAAGGTGTGTTATGTCACCCCAGAACTCATGATCAGCCACCCTACTGTTACCCCCAAACTCAgattcaccccaaatccccccagtgACCCAGGAAAGCCCCATTAATTCTATGGGTCATAAACTACTCACTCTCTCCTTGCTCCTGTTCCCTTATTTGCCCTCATGCTGTGCATGACACTACTAGAAGTGTCTCTGTATCACTAACCTTCCTGCAATTAGGGTTGAGAGagtgtttttcccattttccagctAATTCTCAtctccagggatgctgctctgaAGTAGCCAAGCAAGCCTGGCTCTCCTGGGTGCTGGTCCATGGGCTCACAGTTCTGTGGTCCCCAGGAAACATCTCCAGACATGGACATGAGGGCCAAGAGGCATCTCCAAGACAGCCAAAGCATGAGGCATGTTCTCTGCCAGGGCCAGATAATCCCAACTTGCTAACAAGGGGCTGGTTTTCCAAGTGGGGGGAGCTGTGATCATCCAGGAATGGGAGGGAGAGAAACAAGAGCAAAGCCCCATTGGCCAGGCTGGTCTTTGAATGCATGGTGAGATCCCAAAGAGCCTGAGGGGTGcacccagctggagcagcataACCCTCCTGCTTCAGGGATATTGTTTTTGTCTCCTGGTCTTTTGGCAGCAGGACAAA
Encoded proteins:
- the MYBPH gene encoding myosin-binding protein H, whose amino-acid sequence is MTGKTAPAAKKPAPAAAKKKATPAPKEGAAPKEEAAPKEEAALKEEAAPKEEAAPAPAAATEEPPAPEHPPEQPPAPTDESAPIPTEAGAEATPAPAEGSTAAPAEPPAPEPEVEKPKEEPPSCPLSLAVEEVSENSFTLTWKAPEQMGRAGLDGYVVEICKDGSSDWKAVNQEPFLSTRCTVPDLSSGDKIHVRVVAVSASGTSAPATLEQPVLIREILQLPKIRMPRHLRETYIRRVGDAVNIMIPFQGKPQPEVSWSKGGQPLDSSHINIRTTARDTIFYIRQAQRADSGKYELTVHINGAEDKATLDIQVVEPPGPPQNLKLVDVWGFNVALEWTPPADNGNAEIKGYRVQKSDKKSGKWFTVLERCTRTSCTISDLIIGNTYSFRVFSENICGLSDSAAVASGVAHIEKTKTTYQPEKIPQRDMMEPPKFTQPLTDRTTTRGYSTHLFCSVRGFPQPKIIWLKNQMEIREDPKYIALIDQGVCSLEIRKPGPFDGGVYTCKAVNPLGEASVDCKLDVKGEMPK